In Atribacterota bacterium, the sequence TTGATATCTAAAAAGTAAAAAACTTTTTTTGCTTTTTCATGATCAAAGCGGGGAGAAGGTTCCGGGGAAGGATTTTCTTTAGAGGCAACTAATCGATTACTCATAGCTATACCCTCGTTAATATTACTTATTACTTACTACTTACTGTAGAGATATTAGAGGGTAATGTCAAATTTATTTTTTAATCAAATGGATGTAAACTTCTGGTAGCTTCACTAAAATACAATGATTAGTATATTAGTATGCTTAATAATTTAAATATATTTTAAACGCGGTAATATTTTAATATTTTGACGGATGTTCCTTCCTTTGGCAGCGAAGAAAGCTTTTAAAATAATAAAATCTTTACTCTAAGTGCTACCAAAGGGTTTATTACTAGAGAGCAACAAGAATATCATTCAATTTTCTTCTTAATGGTTTCCTTTATTTGGGGTATCATTTCTCTGGTAGATTCTTTCCCTTCTTCTATTATTTTTTCTGCCTGGTTAAAGTTAAAAGTACCCAATCCTTCAATATGCTTAGGCTTGATTACAATATCTGCATTAACAATGCTTTGAAAAGTAATTTCTTTTTCCATAATATCAATAGATTTACTTAATATTTCAAAAATATAAGGACCTTCCCACTGTTTTTTGGTATCTTTATATTTTTCACCCAAAGAATTAAGTCCTTGACCTAATAATGAATCAATTTTATCTACAATATAATATTTGGTTTTAATATTTTTATAAAGTTTTAAATTAATTAAATCCCTTGTTTGGTCTAAACGATCGTTTTCTTGAGTGTTGATCAAAACTTGCGGTTTAGGATTTTTTGAGCTCAAACTTACCGCAATGACCAGATCTGCCCCCATATTTCTGGCTACATCTACCGGAACAGGATCAACCAAACCACCATCTACTAAAAAATATTTCTGATATCTTACCGGGGTAAAAATTCCAGGAATAGCAAAGCTTGCTCTAACTGCTTTAATGACACTCCCCTGATTTAAAATGACCTTGGTCCCGGTTTTAATGTCTGTAGCAATTGCCGCAAAAGGAATTTCTAAATCATTGAATTTTTTGTCTCGCAAAGCAATTCTTTCTAAAAAATCAACACCCCGACTTCCACTAATGAAGCCTGAGCTTGGGATAGTAGGATTTAAAAAAGAAAAAAAATTGGTGTTTTTCATTGAACAAATAATTCCTTCCATTTCGTCTACAGATACACCAGTTGCATAAATAGAACCAATAACAGCCCCGATACTTGTCCCAGCAATGAAGTGGATTGGTATTTGGTATTGCTTTAGAACCTGGATAACGCCAATATGAGCCATTCCTCTTGCTGATCCACTACCTAAAGCCAAACCAATCTTTAATCCCTGTTTATTTGCTATATTCAATAAATCCAATAACTCTTGATCAAATGTCTCCTTAACCTTTTTCATTGTTAACCTATTCCTTAAAAACATGTCCTTGGGTTCGCAGAGCAAGGCGCAAAAAAAAATAATATTTTAAAATCTAATTAACACAATTAAAAATCCCTTTTCTTTTCACATCTTCCCTGAACGAAGAATCATAATAACCAAACCTAATCCCAATATACCGGAAATAAGAAAACCTATCACGCCAATCACCGGAAATCCCATAAATTGAGGACCCTTTTCCGTCTGCATAATCAAAGATGAGCCAATAATAATGGCAACTAAAATTAGACTGTAAGATAACCTGTTTGTTGCCTTATCCAAGGCATTAATTAAATTTTCCAATCCCCGGTGCTGAAGCTCTAATTTAAAGATGCCTTCTTCCATTTTCTTTAAAGTCTTACTTAGCTGTTTAGGTATTAAAAACATTAAATTATAAAATTCAGATAAATCATTAGATAGTTTCAACAGGAGGTGTTGAGGACTTTTCCTTTCCAGAATTATATCTTTTACATAGGGTTTGGCTATCTCAGTAAGATTAAAATCCGGATCAAGCGCTAATCCTATGCCTTCGATAGTGAGGAGAGATTTTCCAAGTAAGGCTAGTTCGGCTGGCATTTTAATATGATACTTGATAGAAATCTGCACCAAATGGGTGATGAATTCACCCAGCTTGATCTCCTTTAATGCTTTATCATAATATTGATCTAATAAATCCGCTATATCTGTCTTTAAAGAGCGCGTATCGATTGTTTCCTGGGAAGTAAATCCTAAGTTTAAGATTTCAGTTAAGATTTTATTTGAGTTACGTTCTAAAA encodes:
- a CDS encoding patatin-like phospholipase family protein; translation: MKKVKETFDQELLDLLNIANKQGLKIGLALGSGSARGMAHIGVIQVLKQYQIPIHFIAGTSIGAVIGSIYATGVSVDEMEGIICSMKNTNFFSFLNPTIPSSGFISGSRGVDFLERIALRDKKFNDLEIPFAAIATDIKTGTKVILNQGSVIKAVRASFAIPGIFTPVRYQKYFLVDGGLVDPVPVDVARNMGADLVIAVSLSSKNPKPQVLINTQENDRLDQTRDLINLKLYKNIKTKYYIVDKIDSLLGQGLNSLGEKYKDTKKQWEGPYIFEILSKSIDIMEKEITFQSIVNADIVIKPKHIEGLGTFNFNQAEKIIEEGKESTREMIPQIKETIKKKIE